CCTGATCGATGGTGGGGCCTCTGTCAGAGTCTTTCTTTTTCTTCCAGGTATCTTTCCAGCCGGTCCATCCCCTCGCGGAGGTTCTCGATCGAGTTGGCGTAGGAGATCCGAAGATGCCCCTCGCCGCTCTCCCCGAAATCTATCCCCGGCGTCAGCGCCACTCCGGTCTTTTCAAGGATATCGAAGGCGAGCCTGTACGAGTCGGGATCGATATGGTCGGCTTTTACGAATATATAGAAAGCGCCCTTCGGTTCGATCTTGTAATCGAGCCCGAGAGCCGGAAGCCTTTCGAGAAGGAATCTCCTTCTCTTGTCGTAAAGGGCGATCATCTCCGCGACTTCCGGGTGCTTTTCTTCCAGGGCGCATATCCCCGCCTTCTGAACGAAGGAGTTGGGGGAGATGAAGAAGTTCTGCTGGAGTATCTGCATCTTTCTGAGCGATTTTTCCGGCATGATGATATAGCCGAGCCGCCAGCCGGTCATGGCGAAGAGCTTCGAGAAGCCGTTCAGCACATATGTGTTATCGGTAAATTCGAGCGACGTGTGCGCCGTCTCGCCATAGACGAGGCCGTGATAGATCTCGTCGCTGACGACGGGGATGCCGAGCTCGCATATCTCCTTCAGGTCGGAGCCGGGGATGACCGTTCCCATCGGATTGGCGGGGGAGTTTATCATCACTCCCTTTGTCTTTGGACCGACCGCGCCCTTGATCTCGCCGGCCTTGAGTTGAAAGCCGTTCTCCTCGCGCGTCGATATATACCTCGGGATTCCGCCGAGATAGCGGATGAAATTGGGGTAGCAGGGATAGCATGGGTTGCCGAGGATGATCTCGTCTCCCGGCGATTCAACAAGGGACGACAGGACAAGGAGAAGGGCGGGAGAGACCCCCATCGTGACAAGGACCTGCGAGGGTTTTACCGAAACGGGGTAGTTCCTGTTGTAATAATCGGCTATCGACTCGCGAAATTCGAGTGTACCCCGGCTGTCGGTATAGTGGGTGTCACCGGCGCGGAGAGATTCCACGCCTGCCTTTATTATATTTTTGGGGGTGGAAAAGTCGGGCTCCCCGATCTCCATGTGTATGATCGATCTTCCCTGTTTTTCGAGCTCGATCGCCCTTTCGAGGACTTCCATCACGATGAACGGTTTGATTATATCATTATTATGACTGCTCACCGGCGCCGCCCTCCATTAATGAACCATATATGAGGATAAGCAGTTATGGACGTCAAGTCAAATAGATCGTCACAGAGTCGAGCTGATCATCGCCACGGTCCAGTGGCGGCCTGTGGCGCCGCCATCGCGGCGGTAGGAGAAGCAGAGCTCGCCGTAGCAGGAGGTGCAGATATTGGAAAAGAGGATGTTCTGTTTCTGGATGCCGG
This sequence is a window from Candidatus Krumholzibacteriota bacterium. Protein-coding genes within it:
- a CDS encoding pyridoxal phosphate-dependent aminotransferase; the protein is MEVLERAIELEKQGRSIIHMEIGEPDFSTPKNIIKAGVESLRAGDTHYTDSRGTLEFRESIADYYNRNYPVSVKPSQVLVTMGVSPALLLVLSSLVESPGDEIILGNPCYPCYPNFIRYLGGIPRYISTREENGFQLKAGEIKGAVGPKTKGVMINSPANPMGTVIPGSDLKEICELGIPVVSDEIYHGLVYGETAHTSLEFTDNTYVLNGFSKLFAMTGWRLGYIIMPEKSLRKMQILQQNFFISPNSFVQKAGICALEEKHPEVAEMIALYDKRRRFLLERLPALGLDYKIEPKGAFYIFVKADHIDPDSYRLAFDILEKTGVALTPGIDFGESGEGHLRISYANSIENLREGMDRLERYLEEKERL